One window of the Bos indicus isolate NIAB-ARS_2022 breed Sahiwal x Tharparkar chromosome 15, NIAB-ARS_B.indTharparkar_mat_pri_1.0, whole genome shotgun sequence genome contains the following:
- the PATL1 gene encoding protein PAT1 homolog 1 isoform X6 — MPSVQKVIMKLLCRLSLEDCPLDEDEDAFQGLGEEDEEIDQFNDDTFGSGAVDDDWQEAHERLAELEEKLPAAVNEQSGNGERDEMDLLGDHEENLAERLSKMVIENELEDPAIMRAVQTRPVLQPQPGSLNSSIWDGSEVLRRIRGPLLAQEMPTVSVLEYALPQRPPQGPEDDRDLSERALPRRSTSPVIGSPPVRAVPIGTPPKQMAVPSFNQQPVQSCSIDFPPPETSSWKGRPMWKILCPKPVHVRPPMPPRYPAPYGERMSPNQLCSVPNSSLLGHPFPPSVPPVLSPLQRAQLLGGAQLQPGRMSPSQFARVPGFVGSPLAAMNPKLLQGRIGQMLPPAPGFRAFFSAPPPTTPPPPQQHPPGPGPHLQNLRSQAPMFRPDTTHLHPQHRRLLHQRQQQNRNQHRNLNGAGDRGSHRSSHQDHIRKDPYANLMLQREKDWVSKIQMMQLQSTDPYLDDFYYQNYFEKLEKLSAAEEMQGDGPKKERTKLITPQVAKLEHTYKPVQFEGSLGKLTVSSVNNPRKMIDAVVTSRSEDDETKEKQVRDKRRKTLFIIEKTYSLLLDVEDYERRYLLSLEEERPALMDERKHKICCMYDNLRGKLPGQERPSDDHFVQIMCIRKGKRMVARILPFLSTEQAADILMTTARNLPFLIKKDAQDEVLPCLLSPFSLLLYHLPPVTVTSLLQQLMNLPQSAAAPAPSNPHLSAVLQNKNANTMIGAPAAILGQKIISTTVTVHSGAERRRL; from the exons ATGCCATCTGTACAGAAAGTCATAATGAAGCTATTGTGTAGATTG tctttggaGGATTGTCCTCTGGATGAAGATGAAGATGCATTTCAGGGCCTGGGAGAGGAGGACGAAGAGATTGATCAATTCAATGATGATACATTTGGGTCAGGTGCAGTTG ATGATGATTGGCAGGAAGCACATGAGCGCCTGGCTGAACTGGAAGAGAAGCTACCTGCAGCAGTTAATGAACAAAGCGGCAATGGAGAAAGGGATGAGATGGACTTGTTGGGTGACCATGAGGAGAATCTAGCAGAGAGGCTCAGCAAGATGGTGATTGAAAATGAACTTGAAGACCCAGCTATCATGAGGGCGGTACAGACCAGGCCCGTGTTGCAA CCCCAACCAGGAAGTCTCAATTCCAGCATCTGGGATGGATCTGAAGTTCTGAGGCGAATCCGAGGACCACTGCTTGCTCAG GAAATGCCTACAGTGTCTGTGTTAGAATATGCCTTGCCTCAGAGGCCCCCCCAGGGCCCAGAAGACGATCGGGACCTTTCCGAGCGCGCATTACCAAGGCGGTCCACCTCGCCTGTCATTGGGAGTCCTCCTGTTAGAGCTGTCCCCATAGGCACCCCACCTAAGCAGATGGCTGTGCCCAGCTTCAACCAGCAG cctgtgcagtCCTGTTCCATAGACTTCCCTCCACCTGAAACCAGCAGCTGGAAAGGAAGGCCAATGTGGAAG ATTCTGTGTCCAAAGCCTGTCCACGTTCGGCCCCCAATGCCGCCACGGTATCCTGCTCCCTATGGTGAGAGGATGTCTCCAAACCAGCTCTGCAGTGTCCCG aactcctCCCTGCTGGGCCACCCTTTTCCCCCTAGCGTCCCTCCTGTCCTCAGCCCCCTCCAGAGAGCACAGCTTCTTGGAGGAGCACAG CTACAGCCTGGACGGATGTCTCCCAGCCAGTTTGCACGGGTCCCTGGATTCGTGGGCAGCCCACTTGCCGCCATGAATCCCAAGCTGTTGCAAGGGCGAATTGGGCAGATGCTCCCCCCGGCGCCAGGCTTCCGCGCCTTCTTCAGCGCCCCACCCCCCACTACACCGCCCCCTCCGCAGCAGCACCCCCCTGGCCCAGGACCCCACCTGCAAAACCTAAG ATCACAGGCTCCAATGTTTAGACCAGACACAACCCACCTTCATCCACAGCACCGTCGACTTTTGCATCAGAGACAGCAACAGAATAGAAA TCAACATCGGAATCTCAAcggtgcaggagacagagggagTCACCGGAGCAGTCATCAGGATCATATCCGAAAGGATCCGTATGCCAACCTCATGCTGCAGCGAGAAAAAGACTGGGTCTCTAAAATCCAGATGATGCAACTGCAAAGCACTGATCCCTACCTGGATGATTTTTATTATCAG AATTACTTTGAAAAACTGGAGAAACTGTCAGCTGCTGAAGAAATGCAAGGTGACGGCCCAAAAAAGGAGCGCACCAAGCTCATCACGCCTCAGGTGGCCAAGCTGGAGCACACCTACAAACCAG TGCAGTTTGAGGGCTCTTTGGGAAAGCTCACTGTCTCTAGTGTGAATAATCCCCGAAAAATGATTGATGCTGTTGTGACGTCTCGGAGTGAGGATGAT gagacaaaagaaaaacaggttcGGGACAAAAGACGAAAAACCCTTTTCATAATTGAGAAA ACCTATAGTTTACTGCTTGATGTGGAGGATTACGAAAGGCGTTATCTCCTAAGTCTGGAAGAAGAGCGACCTGCCCTGATGGATGAAAGAAAGCACAAAATTTGTTGCATGTATGACAACTTAAGGGGGAAATTGCCTGGACAGGAGAG GCCGAGTGATGACCACTTTGTACAGATCATGTGTATCCGAAAGGGGAAGAGAATGGTAGCCCGGATTCTGCCTTTCCTCTCCACAGAGCAAGCAGCTGACATTCTCATGACAACAGCCAGGAACCTCCCTTTCCTCATCAAGAAGGACGCACAGGATGAG GTGCTGCCATGCCTATTgagtcccttctctctcctcctctaccATCTTCCACCAGTGACCGTCACCAGCCTTCTGCAGCAGCTGATGAACCTACCTCAGAGTGCAGCGGCCCCAGCTCCGTCCAACCCGCACCTCTCTGCCGTGCTCCAGAACAAG